One Brachybacterium huguangmaarense genomic region harbors:
- a CDS encoding conjugal transfer protein, whose product MSESAKYGPTWWVWVRTHVFLMPPGVPLNYSAKRARKDQAKAAKQAAPTGAVDAWTQQPEPDTEPVPVPPAAAGRTARAGGAGVSAGSWAVENEKTFSAALAKVLRVLLIAALAFVCLIGLRQLVIPTQATTVVKEVQTTDFPAAAGAEVATRQVGAYLTIDPDAAATARREQTLALDSTSTSGVETPTGTTRQAVTDLAVVRVAQLEDGRARALVTGTITDYTPEGTSWKAGEPRPVAAEVLLATDDTGAVSVIGRPALVGTAPGPIAAPPTDHAQQDTTVASATQDAAASFFSSYGEDETVTASVAPGVSIAGMNGGAEFSRLTGWTVYAGSDTTRTAVATVTWTLPSGIEMTQTYTLTLSSVSADQAGGWQISAISGGGTTE is encoded by the coding sequence ATGAGCGAGTCAGCGAAGTACGGCCCCACGTGGTGGGTCTGGGTCCGCACCCACGTGTTCCTGATGCCTCCCGGAGTGCCGCTGAACTACTCGGCCAAGCGTGCCCGCAAGGACCAGGCCAAGGCCGCCAAGCAGGCCGCGCCGACCGGCGCGGTCGACGCCTGGACCCAGCAGCCCGAGCCTGACACCGAGCCCGTGCCGGTCCCGCCGGCTGCCGCCGGCCGCACAGCACGCGCCGGCGGCGCCGGCGTGTCCGCGGGGAGCTGGGCCGTGGAGAACGAAAAGACGTTCTCCGCGGCCCTCGCGAAGGTGCTGCGCGTACTCCTGATCGCCGCGCTCGCGTTCGTGTGCCTCATCGGACTGCGGCAGCTCGTCATTCCGACCCAGGCCACCACCGTGGTCAAGGAGGTTCAGACGACCGACTTCCCCGCGGCCGCCGGCGCCGAGGTCGCCACGCGCCAGGTCGGCGCGTACCTGACCATCGACCCCGACGCTGCCGCGACGGCTCGCCGTGAGCAGACCCTCGCGCTGGACTCGACCAGCACCAGCGGCGTCGAGACGCCCACGGGGACGACCCGGCAGGCCGTGACCGACCTCGCGGTGGTCCGCGTCGCCCAACTCGAGGACGGGCGCGCTCGCGCGCTCGTGACCGGCACCATCACCGACTACACCCCAGAGGGAACCTCCTGGAAGGCCGGGGAGCCCCGCCCGGTGGCCGCTGAGGTCCTACTGGCCACCGACGACACCGGAGCGGTATCCGTGATCGGCCGGCCGGCGCTCGTGGGCACGGCTCCCGGCCCCATCGCCGCGCCCCCGACCGATCACGCCCAGCAGGACACCACCGTGGCTAGCGCCACGCAGGACGCGGCTGCGTCGTTCTTCTCGTCCTATGGCGAGGACGAGACGGTCACCGCGTCGGTCGCCCCGGGCGTCAGCATCGCCGGCATGAACGGCGGCGCGGAGTTCTCCCGACTCACGGGATGGACCGTCTATGCCGGCAGCGACACGACCCGCACCGCGGTCGCCACCGTCACGTGGACCCTGCCCAGTGGCATCGAGATGACCCAGACCTACACGCTCACGCTGTCCAGCGTGAGCGCCGATCAGGCCGGCGGCTGGCAGATCAGCGCCATATCCGGCGGCGGCACGACCGAGTAA
- a CDS encoding helix-turn-helix domain-containing protein — translation MSTTLTATVQNQGRVWVVSVEGVEGTTLVRSPSHAATMAAELAALHNGGSPEDYEIRLDVELSETWRERWAKVREHREEAERHRLAWRRGAHELVTAMREDGLSQADVAASLGVSVQTVRTWEALDIDALGER, via the coding sequence ATGAGCACGACCCTGACCGCCACCGTCCAGAACCAGGGACGCGTGTGGGTGGTCTCCGTTGAGGGCGTCGAGGGGACGACCCTCGTGCGCAGCCCGAGCCACGCCGCGACCATGGCCGCCGAGCTGGCCGCACTGCACAACGGGGGCAGCCCGGAGGACTACGAGATACGTCTCGACGTCGAGCTGTCCGAGACCTGGCGCGAGCGATGGGCCAAGGTGCGCGAGCACCGCGAGGAGGCCGAGCGTCACCGCCTCGCGTGGCGCCGCGGCGCCCACGAGCTGGTGACCGCCATGCGTGAGGACGGCCTGTCCCAGGCCGACGTCGCGGCCTCCCTGGGCGTCAGCGTGCAGACGGTCCGCACCTGGGAGGCCCTGGACATCGACGCCCTGGGGGAGCGGTGA
- a CDS encoding type IV secretory system conjugative DNA transfer family protein, producing MVLLRLLVVVAVVTNPLAAVITAALLAALHQFERLRAWWLALFGVVTLAVMLLGLTYGPAYVLWARELGPVVFHAAITSGPVGVPGPAGALIADRWSAWLGAQVGVGAPLGFTVAGLLGMYVRRHGAAWRRHSNRPRVMKRDKAIARTRQMDPWGPTPPKARTFAAPRAGAAVAAREAPVTTVADIKIRFGINLETGKPVDVPLAAFLKMCWIDGATGFGKTTDIVALVRGALEAPAAQPLRIPLVYINLKPDPEVTEAMRRIAARAGRRFRHVSIDGELGYNPIRHGTAGAVSTRIIEVEDAAIDGGFSEPFHKANGQELLGYATKVLDELVAGGRTYERGGRRLPWRRDLPHLHRIMRTKTLLGVSHHLSGDLQLDLAEYAEELNEIPRKSESAEGMRARIGKMLSSTIGPLLREQGEGLNFEDSILAGDVVVMDLDSMQDAVAATSLANLAIKDLQAVLGHLGSQSWNRTGDKITRMALIVVDEFSALGGDAVVDLLQRGRTNGAGVILATQDVGSVLETSQGLLTTILTNCNVQLVHVQSERAEDYAKSWGTAATLSETTQVFDDRTMLGTLTSKSGQGSLRETREFVIHPDTLRKLAPGEIILATRDPWQQRRVLVQRRMPEPLTADELQEAPLEPPSASEAPQGPQAADEPTETPRRAATPPRRRRSAPVAMEAQPRDSAPVSTPVDADDADPWAGADDFELFDHDTEES from the coding sequence GTGGTTCTGCTGCGCCTGCTCGTCGTCGTCGCTGTGGTGACCAATCCCCTCGCGGCGGTCATCACGGCGGCCCTACTGGCCGCCCTGCACCAGTTCGAGCGGCTGCGCGCCTGGTGGCTCGCGCTGTTCGGTGTCGTGACCCTCGCGGTGATGCTGTTGGGCCTCACGTACGGACCGGCCTATGTGCTGTGGGCTCGCGAGTTGGGCCCTGTGGTGTTCCACGCCGCGATCACCTCGGGCCCCGTGGGGGTCCCCGGCCCCGCCGGCGCGCTCATCGCTGATCGCTGGTCGGCGTGGCTCGGTGCCCAGGTCGGCGTGGGCGCTCCCCTCGGCTTCACCGTGGCCGGGCTGCTGGGCATGTACGTACGCCGACACGGTGCCGCCTGGCGGCGGCACTCCAACCGGCCCCGCGTGATGAAGCGCGACAAGGCGATCGCGCGTACGCGGCAAATGGACCCCTGGGGGCCGACGCCACCCAAGGCCCGCACCTTCGCCGCTCCCCGCGCGGGTGCTGCCGTCGCTGCCCGCGAGGCTCCCGTGACCACCGTCGCCGACATCAAGATTCGGTTTGGCATCAACCTGGAGACCGGCAAGCCCGTGGACGTGCCCCTCGCCGCGTTCTTGAAAATGTGTTGGATCGATGGGGCGACCGGCTTCGGCAAGACCACCGACATCGTGGCCCTGGTGCGCGGAGCCCTGGAAGCGCCTGCCGCTCAACCGCTGCGCATCCCGCTGGTCTACATCAACCTCAAGCCCGACCCCGAGGTCACCGAGGCCATGCGCCGCATCGCCGCCCGTGCCGGACGCCGATTCCGGCACGTCTCGATCGACGGCGAGTTGGGATACAACCCAATCCGCCACGGCACAGCCGGGGCCGTGTCCACGCGCATCATCGAGGTGGAGGACGCCGCGATCGACGGTGGTTTCTCCGAGCCGTTCCACAAGGCCAACGGCCAGGAGCTGCTGGGGTATGCCACGAAGGTGCTCGACGAGCTGGTCGCCGGCGGCCGCACGTACGAGCGCGGGGGCCGTCGCTTGCCGTGGCGGCGCGACCTGCCCCACCTGCACCGGATCATGCGCACGAAGACCCTGCTGGGCGTGAGCCACCACCTCAGTGGCGACCTTCAGCTCGATCTGGCCGAGTACGCCGAGGAGCTGAACGAGATTCCCCGGAAGTCGGAGAGCGCCGAGGGCATGCGCGCCCGCATCGGCAAGATGCTGTCCTCGACCATCGGCCCGCTACTCCGCGAGCAGGGCGAGGGCCTGAACTTCGAGGACAGCATTCTGGCCGGCGACGTTGTGGTGATGGACCTCGATTCGATGCAGGACGCCGTAGCCGCCACCTCGCTGGCGAACCTCGCGATCAAGGACCTCCAGGCCGTCCTGGGTCATCTGGGCTCGCAGAGCTGGAACCGGACCGGCGACAAGATCACGCGCATGGCACTGATCGTGGTTGACGAGTTCAGCGCCCTCGGCGGTGACGCGGTGGTTGACCTGCTCCAGCGTGGCCGCACGAACGGCGCCGGCGTGATCCTCGCGACCCAGGACGTCGGCAGCGTTCTGGAGACCAGCCAGGGCCTGCTCACCACGATCCTGACCAACTGCAACGTGCAGCTCGTGCACGTGCAATCCGAGCGGGCGGAGGACTACGCCAAGAGCTGGGGCACGGCCGCGACGCTGAGCGAGACCACGCAGGTGTTCGACGATCGCACCATGCTGGGCACGCTGACGAGCAAGAGCGGCCAGGGCAGCCTCCGCGAGACCCGCGAGTTCGTGATCCATCCGGACACACTGCGCAAGCTCGCCCCCGGCGAAATCATCCTGGCCACTCGTGACCCCTGGCAGCAGCGGCGGGTGCTCGTGCAACGCCGCATGCCCGAGCCGCTGACGGCCGACGAGCTCCAGGAGGCGCCCCTGGAGCCCCCCAGCGCGTCCGAGGCACCCCAGGGGCCCCAGGCGGCCGATGAGCCCACAGAGACCCCCCGCAGGGCCGCGACGCCGCCCCGGCGGCGCCGGTCTGCGCCCGTGGCTATGGAGGCACAGCCGCGGGACAGTGCCCCCGTGTCGACTCCCGTTGACGCGGACGACGCCGACCCCTGGGCCGGCGCCGACGATTTCGAACTGTTCGACCACGACACCGAGGAGAGCTGA